A single genomic interval of Hymenobacter gelipurpurascens harbors:
- a CDS encoding sensor histidine kinase: MPVPKVPKLRRSLLQAPPDNQVLLEAVFDNSPLALHVMRSIRDAAGTIVDFEVVQANAEAERQVGYSVLGLRMRQQWPTTLTVGLFAGVVQTVETRQPLDLEQYYEGEGVQAWYRWTAVPLNDGAVVSVENISPRKQAEAELLALQLGQQRQLANAVLEAQEAERQRMAEGLHNGICQLLYAAKLHLEQMSQKTLEPVFAESQRKAVHLLSTALTQTRELSHQLVPLVLLDFGLAEAVRRLCLESCTANLKLQAIVAPALDVPIELALPLYRMMQELVANIIRHAAATQGQILITTQGSWLELRVRDNGQGFDPAVAPRGLGVRSVQDRVKLLGGQFVLSSSPGDGTWVTIRVPHSALTN, from the coding sequence ATGCCCGTCCCGAAAGTCCCCAAACTACGCCGCTCTCTCCTACAAGCGCCGCCCGATAACCAGGTACTGCTGGAAGCCGTCTTCGACAACTCGCCGCTGGCCTTGCACGTGATGCGCAGCATCCGCGACGCGGCGGGCACGATTGTGGACTTTGAGGTTGTGCAGGCCAACGCGGAGGCCGAACGGCAGGTCGGCTACTCGGTCCTCGGCCTGCGCATGCGCCAGCAGTGGCCCACCACGCTGACCGTGGGTCTATTCGCCGGCGTGGTGCAGACCGTGGAAACCCGCCAGCCCCTGGACCTCGAGCAGTATTACGAGGGGGAAGGGGTGCAGGCCTGGTACCGGTGGACGGCCGTACCCCTGAACGACGGGGCCGTGGTGAGCGTGGAAAACATCTCGCCGCGCAAGCAGGCGGAAGCTGAGCTGTTGGCTTTACAGCTCGGCCAGCAGCGCCAGCTGGCCAACGCGGTGCTGGAGGCCCAGGAAGCCGAGCGTCAGCGCATGGCCGAAGGCTTGCACAATGGCATCTGCCAGCTGCTCTACGCCGCCAAGCTGCACTTGGAGCAGATGTCCCAGAAGACATTGGAGCCAGTTTTCGCGGAAAGTCAACGCAAGGCCGTTCACCTACTGAGCACTGCCCTGACCCAAACGCGAGAGCTCTCTCACCAGCTCGTCCCCCTGGTACTGCTCGACTTTGGCTTGGCTGAGGCCGTACGCCGGCTCTGCTTGGAGAGTTGTACTGCCAACTTGAAACTACAGGCCATTGTAGCTCCCGCGTTGGACGTGCCGATTGAGCTGGCTCTACCGCTGTACCGCATGATGCAGGAGTTGGTCGCAAACATTATCCGGCATGCGGCGGCTACGCAGGGGCAGATTTTGATTACCACCCAGGGCTCCTGGCTGGAGCTGCGGGTGCGGGACAATGGGCAGGGATTTGACCCGGCCGTGGCCCCCCGGGGGTTGGGCGTGCGCAGCGTGCAGGACCGGGTGAAGCTGCTGGGAGGGCAGTTTGTGCTCAGCTCTTCCCCAGGCGATGGCACCTGGGTCACGATTCGAGTGCCGCATTCGGCCTTAACCAACTGA
- the traM gene encoding conjugative transposon protein TraM, whose protein sequence is MSEHNMRPVFPAGDNSTSEPQPASGSAPVPTTSTSPRSSIGELARRHWLPLLVGIGLLTAVTLFFYARSLSQEVAQQVSPVAASSQNLEPTIAPAAPEAAPAPTDVLEQKQAAARQAGAQLPGSVPSPDQLAGGMAVDTVGQAALRRRTALAAAERQARAAANRAALPPPDSTEVTAVDAQTGAYRAVRIPVGQTGGRRDGYGADPRGHLRAEARPRTAPDGVPYEQNDDVLDMLDAASPASRTSYEQMTGRRYFDRRAAVRSGGAAALSSNGAMAFDAFGTVKAGSYRYAADNEQAPLLPDIFYKAVVNGEQKVRTGSVVLLRLVEDAVISGQTFPKNLVFAGVASVETNHVAIRINRLGPTRVAADIYDYHYLPGLMIDPQKRQPLPAADNPLNDARALGAQEVGLAIDRSASAANSVVGVGGRVVAAMVGRAATPRQKLRDVRLPDGYPVLLTTGATDARAGAQ, encoded by the coding sequence ATGTCCGAGCACAACATGCGGCCGGTGTTTCCTGCCGGCGACAACTCCACTTCTGAACCACAGCCCGCTTCCGGTTCGGCTCCTGTACCCACTACTTCCACTTCGCCTCGATCTTCGATAGGAGAGCTGGCCCGCCGGCACTGGTTGCCCCTGCTCGTGGGCATCGGCCTGCTGACGGCGGTGACCCTGTTTTTTTACGCCCGCTCCCTTTCTCAGGAAGTAGCGCAGCAGGTCAGCCCCGTGGCGGCCTCTTCCCAAAATCTGGAGCCTACCATTGCGCCGGCCGCGCCCGAAGCAGCCCCGGCCCCTACGGACGTGCTGGAGCAAAAGCAGGCGGCCGCGCGGCAAGCCGGGGCGCAGCTACCGGGCTCCGTTCCCTCGCCCGACCAACTGGCTGGCGGGATGGCGGTCGACACGGTGGGTCAGGCGGCGCTGCGCCGGCGCACGGCACTGGCCGCAGCGGAGCGGCAGGCCCGGGCAGCCGCAAACCGCGCGGCCCTGCCGCCACCCGACTCCACGGAGGTGACGGCGGTGGATGCGCAGACGGGCGCCTACCGGGCCGTGCGCATCCCGGTGGGGCAAACCGGGGGCCGCAGAGATGGTTACGGCGCTGACCCGCGCGGGCATTTACGGGCCGAGGCCCGGCCGCGCACGGCGCCCGATGGAGTGCCCTACGAGCAAAACGACGACGTGCTGGACATGCTCGACGCGGCTTCCCCGGCCTCGCGCACCTCGTACGAGCAGATGACGGGGCGCCGCTATTTCGACCGGCGGGCGGCGGTGCGCTCCGGCGGTGCCGCTGCGCTAAGCAGCAATGGTGCGATGGCATTCGATGCCTTTGGCACTGTTAAGGCGGGCTCCTACCGATATGCCGCCGATAATGAGCAGGCACCGCTGCTGCCCGATATATTCTACAAGGCGGTAGTCAACGGCGAGCAGAAGGTTCGCACGGGTTCCGTCGTGCTGCTGCGCCTGGTCGAGGACGCCGTGATCAGCGGGCAGACCTTTCCCAAAAACCTGGTGTTCGCCGGCGTGGCCAGCGTCGAAACCAACCACGTGGCCATCCGCATCAATCGCCTGGGCCCCACCCGGGTGGCCGCCGACATCTACGACTACCACTACCTGCCCGGCCTGATGATTGACCCGCAGAAGCGCCAGCCGCTGCCGGCCGCCGATAATCCCCTCAACGATGCCCGCGCCCTTGGGGCGCAGGAAGTGGGCCTGGCCATTGACCGCTCGGCTTCGGCGGCCAACTCCGTGGTGGGGGTGGGTGGCCGGGTGGTGGCGGCCATGGTGGGCCGGGCCGCTACGCCGCGCCAGAAGCTGCGCGACGTGCGCCTGCCCGACGGGTACCCCGTGCTCCTGACTACCGGCGCGACGGATGCCAGGGCAGGAGCTCAATAA
- a CDS encoding PAS domain-containing protein — MPTAPPLLDLLPVFNAQPGATLLLSPEWIIVGASEDYLVATLTERDIIVGQHIFDAFPDNPDAPEANGVANVRASLEQVMATKQPHDMDPQHYDVPDRARPGHFVERHWKPRHTPVLNAAGEVQFIIQSVQDITASRLAERQLRESQAAEQVARADAYAQRQRFYDALQHLPAQIATYHGPDHVYQFVNPRYQQYFATQPLLGRSIREVLPGVAKQGIFALMDRVYQTGESFANPEVEAWVDFAGTGHPQQVYLNLSFHALRDGQGCIDGLLDFSTDVTEQVRARRQLEQLNQELETRVQERTREAERQRQQWEQLFLRVPAAICIFDGPEWVYEFVNPDYQSMFPGRELLGKPLLEALPELHGQPLVGILRRVYDTGEPFQATEVLVPLSRTAGGPVEDIYFDLTYLARYDEQGRIDGFVTYAHDVSEQVRARREREALQAERLAAAERRALEREELYQVFEQAPVVVALLRGPEHLFHYRNPAFQSLFPNRFLIGRLYAEAMPEIVAAGLMPELDRVYTTGQPYFGTAVPFVTTPPDGSAPHERYYDFSYEPHRENGDIVGVSIIAHDVTEQAPHYLVKIESNAVFVRARRRNPPPTPILVRYGSRYWMGHLVYTGRPVLQLYDFQDGGKLGVSAGGKARNGAGVNDALALDQGHEKRELAEARLAKLATAKHTDTSGLRTADNDLVLSLANVRNDKDFTYLRLKLRNTTTIDYAVDFTDFELVENSRKKFLGKKKNEARRSLAPAGGAESQTIPARATGYLLYAVPLYAATDRGHLEITLREKFGARVLVLKVPSKVINTADAI, encoded by the coding sequence ATGCCTACGGCCCCGCCACTGCTCGACTTACTGCCTGTCTTCAACGCCCAGCCCGGCGCTACCCTGCTGCTCTCGCCCGAGTGGATAATCGTGGGCGCCAGCGAGGATTACCTGGTCGCAACCCTCACCGAGCGGGATATTATCGTCGGGCAACACATTTTTGATGCCTTTCCGGATAACCCCGACGCTCCTGAGGCCAACGGCGTGGCCAACGTGCGTGCCTCCCTGGAGCAGGTCATGGCCACCAAGCAGCCGCACGACATGGACCCGCAGCACTATGATGTGCCCGACCGCGCGCGACCCGGCCACTTCGTGGAGCGCCATTGGAAGCCCCGCCACACGCCCGTGCTCAACGCGGCGGGAGAGGTGCAGTTCATTATCCAGTCCGTGCAAGATATCACTGCCAGCCGCCTGGCCGAGCGGCAGCTGCGCGAGAGCCAGGCCGCAGAACAAGTGGCCCGCGCTGACGCCTATGCCCAGCGCCAGCGCTTCTACGACGCGCTCCAGCACCTGCCCGCCCAGATTGCCACCTACCACGGGCCCGACCACGTTTACCAGTTCGTCAACCCCCGCTACCAGCAATACTTTGCCACCCAGCCCTTGCTAGGTCGTTCCATTCGTGAGGTCCTGCCGGGAGTGGCCAAGCAGGGTATTTTCGCGCTCATGGACCGCGTGTACCAGACCGGGGAGTCCTTTGCGAATCCAGAAGTCGAAGCGTGGGTGGATTTCGCTGGTACGGGCCACCCCCAGCAGGTCTACCTCAACCTCTCCTTTCACGCCCTGCGCGACGGGCAGGGCTGCATCGACGGACTGCTCGACTTTTCCACCGACGTGACGGAGCAGGTGCGGGCCCGCCGGCAGCTTGAACAGCTCAACCAGGAGCTGGAAACCCGGGTGCAGGAGCGCACCCGCGAGGCCGAGCGCCAGCGCCAGCAGTGGGAGCAGCTGTTTCTGCGCGTGCCCGCCGCCATCTGTATCTTCGATGGCCCCGAGTGGGTGTATGAATTCGTGAATCCCGACTACCAGTCCATGTTCCCCGGTCGCGAGCTGCTGGGTAAGCCCCTGCTCGAAGCCCTGCCCGAGCTGCACGGCCAGCCCCTGGTGGGCATCCTGCGCCGCGTATACGACACGGGCGAGCCATTCCAGGCCACCGAGGTGCTGGTGCCGCTGTCCCGCACCGCCGGCGGCCCCGTCGAGGACATTTACTTTGACCTAACCTACCTGGCCCGCTACGACGAGCAGGGCCGCATCGACGGCTTCGTCACCTACGCCCATGACGTGAGCGAGCAGGTGCGGGCCCGCCGCGAGCGGGAGGCTCTGCAGGCCGAACGGCTGGCCGCAGCTGAACGCCGCGCCCTGGAACGCGAGGAGTTGTACCAAGTGTTCGAGCAGGCCCCCGTGGTGGTGGCCCTGCTGCGCGGACCCGAGCACCTTTTCCACTACCGCAACCCTGCTTTTCAGAGCCTGTTTCCAAACCGTTTCCTCATCGGGCGGCTCTATGCCGAGGCTATGCCGGAAATCGTGGCCGCCGGCCTTATGCCGGAACTCGACCGCGTGTACACCACCGGCCAGCCCTACTTCGGCACGGCCGTGCCCTTCGTCACTACCCCGCCCGATGGCTCCGCTCCCCACGAGCGGTACTACGATTTCAGCTACGAGCCCCACCGGGAAAACGGCGACATCGTGGGCGTGTCCATTATTGCCCACGACGTGACCGAGCAGGCCCCGCACTACCTGGTCAAGATTGAAAGCAACGCCGTGTTCGTGCGGGCCAGGCGCCGCAATCCGCCGCCCACGCCCATTTTGGTGCGCTACGGCTCACGCTATTGGATGGGGCACCTGGTGTACACCGGCCGGCCGGTCCTGCAGCTCTACGACTTTCAGGATGGCGGAAAGCTCGGTGTCAGCGCCGGCGGCAAGGCCCGCAACGGGGCCGGGGTGAATGACGCGCTGGCCCTGGACCAGGGCCACGAAAAGCGGGAGCTCGCCGAGGCGCGCCTGGCCAAGCTGGCTACCGCCAAGCACACTGATACCAGCGGGCTGCGCACGGCCGATAACGACCTCGTGCTCTCGCTGGCCAACGTGCGCAACGACAAAGACTTTACCTACCTGCGCCTGAAGCTGCGCAATACCACCACCATCGACTACGCCGTGGATTTCACCGACTTCGAGCTGGTGGAAAACTCGCGCAAGAAGTTCCTGGGCAAGAAGAAGAACGAAGCCCGGCGTTCCCTGGCGCCTGCTGGCGGGGCCGAAAGTCAAACCATCCCGGCCCGGGCCACGGGCTACCTGCTCTACGCCGTGCCCCTGTACGCGGCCACTGACCGGGGCCACCTGGAAATCACCCTGCGCGAGAAGTTCGGGGCCCGGGTGCTGGTGCTGAAAGTGCCAAGCAAAGTCATCAACACGGCAGATGCCATTTAA
- a CDS encoding ArdC-like ssDNA-binding domain-containing protein, whose protein sequence is MLHLVGGRPFFLTFRQAKELGGNIRKGAKGMPVIYYTVTTRTDKQPGEEEKTSFIKYYNVFSVDDGKGVNIVLPTQSQDRNHEPLAAEDLVANWTTCPRIEHGAPDQPHPPQAPQPWS, encoded by the coding sequence TTGCTGCACCTGGTAGGCGGCAGGCCGTTCTTTCTCACGTTCCGGCAGGCCAAGGAGCTGGGCGGCAACATTCGCAAAGGGGCCAAAGGCATGCCCGTGATTTACTACACCGTCACCACCCGCACCGACAAGCAACCGGGTGAGGAAGAGAAAACGTCCTTTATCAAGTACTACAACGTCTTTTCGGTGGATGACGGCAAAGGTGTGAACATTGTCCTACCTACGCAGTCCCAAGACCGGAACCACGAGCCCCTAGCCGCCGAAGACCTGGTAGCAAACTGGACTACCTGCCCCCGCATCGAGCACGGTGCCCCTGACCAACCCCACCCACCGCAAGCCCCGCAGCCATGGAGTTAA
- a CDS encoding PAS domain-containing sensor histidine kinase has protein sequence MPVTPVPLPLRSLPADQLLGDLLAVSMTGVIYYTPLYDPAGSGQIVDFTFEYLNPTAQRMMRMPEVPTRTHNEQWPHSIAHGTFDFHVDAFVSGESREYNINYQADGYDNYYRLAARRSGDGLLVSFTDTADQPRSPVEVALREAQTREQAARTEAEAQRQRLHHILMELPAKMATLSGPELTFALVSPGFQQLFPARAIQGLPIREALPELVGQPHLEQLNQVYRTGEPFYGTELETWVDFAGTGQPQCRYFNVFFQALRDANGHVDGVLNFAYDVTEQVEARQQLVQLNQELESRVQSRTLELQESESRFRIMADAAPNQVWAVNPDSTMRYANQAFLDFVGVSLEQYVATGWAAFLPADELELAQTTLETAIRTRSQYILEHRLRRHDGQYRWLLAQGAPSFYPNGDLYGYVGSAIDITELKQTNQRLTRTNQDLDNFVYAASHDLKQPVNNLVGLFTEMRRSSTFADPAEEELLVPLVQEALQQLGRTIDDLATLGEAQQTAGKASAEEVSLADLTEEVVNTLEPQVRAARARITVDFAAWPTVAFARANLRTILLNLLSNALKYADPARPARIHVSVWADADQPVLVVKDNGLGFDAARYGPELFHLFRRFHHHTTGSGVGLYLVNRIVQASGGGIEVDSQEGEGATFRIRLGRG, from the coding sequence ATGCCCGTGACGCCGGTTCCACTTCCCCTCCGCTCTTTGCCGGCCGACCAGCTGCTAGGCGACTTACTCGCCGTGTCGATGACTGGGGTCATCTACTACACCCCCCTCTACGACCCGGCCGGCTCGGGGCAGATTGTGGATTTTACTTTCGAGTACCTCAACCCCACGGCCCAGCGGATGATGCGCATGCCGGAGGTGCCCACCCGGACCCACAACGAGCAATGGCCCCACAGCATCGCGCACGGCACGTTCGACTTCCACGTGGACGCTTTCGTGAGTGGGGAGTCCCGCGAGTATAACATCAACTACCAGGCCGACGGCTACGACAACTACTATCGCCTCGCGGCCCGCCGCTCCGGCGACGGCCTGCTGGTGAGTTTTACCGACACTGCTGACCAGCCCCGCTCGCCCGTGGAAGTGGCCCTGCGGGAGGCCCAGACCCGGGAGCAAGCCGCCCGCACCGAAGCCGAAGCGCAGCGCCAGCGCCTTCATCACATCCTAATGGAGCTGCCCGCCAAGATGGCTACCCTTTCCGGGCCGGAGCTGACATTTGCCCTCGTGAGCCCCGGCTTCCAGCAGCTCTTTCCCGCCCGGGCCATCCAAGGGCTACCCATCCGCGAGGCCCTGCCGGAACTGGTGGGTCAGCCCCATCTGGAACAACTCAACCAGGTGTATCGGACGGGCGAGCCCTTCTACGGCACAGAATTAGAAACCTGGGTAGACTTCGCCGGCACCGGGCAGCCCCAGTGCCGCTACTTCAACGTGTTTTTTCAAGCCCTGCGCGACGCCAACGGGCACGTGGATGGCGTGCTCAATTTTGCCTACGACGTCACGGAGCAGGTAGAGGCCCGGCAGCAGTTGGTGCAGCTCAACCAGGAGCTAGAAAGCCGGGTGCAGAGCCGCACCCTCGAACTGCAGGAAAGCGAATCCCGCTTCCGCATCATGGCCGACGCGGCGCCCAATCAGGTCTGGGCCGTGAACCCGGATTCGACCATGCGGTACGCCAACCAGGCCTTTCTGGACTTTGTGGGCGTAAGCCTGGAGCAGTACGTGGCGACGGGCTGGGCGGCTTTTCTGCCGGCGGACGAGCTTGAACTGGCTCAGACCACGCTGGAAACGGCTATCCGCACCCGTTCGCAATACATCCTGGAGCACCGCCTGCGCCGCCACGACGGGCAGTACCGCTGGCTGCTGGCCCAGGGCGCGCCCAGCTTCTACCCCAACGGCGACCTCTACGGCTACGTGGGCTCGGCCATTGACATTACCGAGCTGAAGCAAACCAACCAGCGCCTGACCCGCACCAACCAGGACCTCGACAACTTCGTGTACGCGGCCTCCCACGACCTTAAGCAGCCCGTTAACAACCTCGTGGGCCTCTTTACAGAGATGCGCCGCAGCAGCACGTTTGCCGACCCCGCCGAGGAAGAGCTGCTCGTGCCCCTGGTGCAGGAGGCGCTGCAGCAGCTGGGCCGCACCATTGATGATCTGGCCACCCTGGGCGAGGCCCAGCAGACGGCCGGCAAGGCTTCGGCGGAAGAGGTGTCGCTGGCCGATTTGACGGAAGAAGTGGTGAACACCCTCGAACCCCAGGTGCGGGCGGCCCGGGCTCGCATCACGGTAGACTTCGCGGCGTGGCCCACCGTGGCCTTTGCCCGGGCCAACCTGCGCACCATCCTGCTCAATCTGCTCAGCAACGCCCTCAAGTACGCCGACCCGGCGCGGCCAGCGCGCATCCATGTTTCCGTGTGGGCCGACGCCGACCAGCCCGTGCTGGTAGTCAAAGACAACGGCCTGGGGTTTGACGCGGCCCGCTACGGCCCGGAGCTGTTTCACCTTTTCCGCCGGTTTCACCACCACACGACCGGCTCCGGGGTGGGCTTATACCTGGTCAACCGCATCGTGCAGGCCAGCGGCGGCGGCATCGAGGTAGACAGCCAGGAAGGGGAGGGGGCCACCTTTCGCATTCGGCTGGGCCGAGGGTAA
- a CDS encoding ParA family protein gives MKIICVANQKGGIGKSTLITVLAGALAADYGYRVLVVDADSQQTLAGVRLTNDQPSVELERAAGTLTEPAFPYALESVGMGQVYDRLDEISDDYDVVFIDVPGRSDDTAMIDVLSGANVVLVPVGASDAERLATISFMQLLQEISRLSREQGLDFQFFGVHSHRTNLKEEKDMDEFTDALGLPRLQASLRQLGCYKRLSTRYSYLNPAYRRAVGADASVEAEVRALCDELIARAGLTAELVS, from the coding sequence ATGAAAATCATTTGCGTTGCCAACCAGAAGGGTGGCATTGGTAAGAGTACCCTCATCACTGTGCTGGCGGGTGCGCTGGCCGCCGACTACGGCTACCGCGTGCTGGTGGTCGACGCGGACTCCCAGCAGACGCTGGCGGGTGTGCGCCTCACCAACGATCAGCCGAGCGTCGAGCTGGAGCGCGCAGCTGGTACGCTAACCGAGCCGGCCTTTCCCTATGCGCTGGAATCGGTGGGCATGGGCCAGGTGTATGATCGGCTGGACGAAATCAGCGACGATTACGACGTGGTGTTTATTGACGTGCCGGGCCGCTCGGATGACACGGCTATGATTGACGTGCTCAGCGGCGCCAACGTGGTGCTCGTACCAGTAGGGGCCTCGGATGCCGAACGGCTGGCCACGATTTCCTTTATGCAGCTGCTGCAGGAGATTTCCCGGCTCTCGCGGGAGCAGGGGCTGGACTTCCAGTTCTTCGGCGTGCACTCGCACCGCACCAACCTGAAGGAGGAAAAGGACATGGACGAATTCACCGATGCCCTGGGGCTGCCGCGCCTGCAGGCCTCGCTGCGCCAGCTGGGCTGCTACAAGCGCCTGTCTACCCGATACAGCTACCTAAATCCGGCCTATCGCCGGGCCGTGGGGGCCGATGCCTCGGTGGAAGCCGAAGTACGGGCCCTGTGCGACGAACTGATTGCCCGCGCCGGGCTCACCGCTGAACTCGTATCGTAA